Proteins found in one Lates calcarifer isolate ASB-BC8 linkage group LG8, TLL_Latcal_v3, whole genome shotgun sequence genomic segment:
- the LOC108899111 gene encoding protocadherin gamma-A2 gives MASKMILFQPSCFYFLLLLHIAYGDMSYSFPEEMKRGSVIGNIAKDLGLETGALSNRRARIDSDGTDKRYCDINLNNGELIVADRIDREGLCGEKASCILKHELVLENPLELHRFNLHIQDINDNSPQFNYDSINLEIHELTARGARFVIEEAHDADVGQNSVQQYSLKKNDNFILAANGNTVELVLDKELDREMQEEINLLLTALDGGSPQRSGTVVIHVTVLDANDNAPVFSQAVYKASLPENSPVDTVVVTVSATDADVGVNGDVTYDFGHVAEDVKKIFSIDRKIGDVRVIGAVDYESTTSFEIRVKAKDGLGLSSYAKVIISITDVNDNAPVVNLKSLTSPIPEDTPPGTEVGIINVQDRDSENNRQVRCSIQQNVPFKLVPSVKNYYSLVTTGQLDRELVSDYNITITATDEGSPPLSSSKTVQLSVADINDNPPVFEEQSYSAYVTENNKPGSTLCSVSARDPDWRQNGTVIYSLLPGEVNGAPVSSYLSVNGDTGVIHAVRSFDYEQFRSFKVHVMARDNGSPPLSSNVTVSVFISDVNDNSPQILYPGPEGNSFMTELVPKAAHGGSLVSKVIAVDADSGQNAWLSYHIVKSSDPGLFTIGLHSGEIRTLRDISESDSMKQNLIVSVKDNGQPSLSATCSMYLLISDNLAEVPELKDISYDEKNSKLTSYLIIALVSVSTFFLTFIIIILGVRFCRRRKPRLLFDGAVAIPSAYLPPNYADVDGTGTLRSTYNYDAYLTTGSRTSDFKFVTSYNDNTLPADQTLRKSPSDFVDAFGDLEGCSEV, from the coding sequence ATGGCTTCGAAAATGATCTTGTTTCAGCCGAGCTGCTTCTATTTCCTCCTTCTTTTGCATATCGCGTATGGAGACATGAGCTATTCTTTTCCAGAGGAGATGAAACGGGGATCGGTTATTGGGAATATAGCCAAGGATCTTGGGCTGGAAACGGGCGCGCTCTCTAACAGAAGAGCCCGCATTGACAGCGATGGGACTGACAAACGTTACTGTGACATAAACCTGAATAACGGAGAGCTGATTGTTGCCGACAGGATTGACCGAGAGGGGCTTTGTGGCGAAAAGGCTTCATGCATCCTGAAACACGAGCTTGTCCTGGAGAATCCTCTTGAGCTTCATCGATTTAATCTACACATTCAAGATATCAATGATAATTCACCACAATTTAATTACGACTCAATAAATCTGGAAATTCACGAGTTGACAGCAAGAGGAGCTCGTTTTGTGATAGAGGAGGCGCATGATGCGGATGTAGGACAAAATTCAGTTCAACAGTACAGCCTTAAGAAGAACGATAATTTCATTTTGGCTGCTAATGGAAACACAGTGGAGCTTGTACTGGATAAAGAGCTTGATCGTGAAATGCAAGAGGAGATTAATTTGCTTCTCACAGCTTTAGATGGTGGGTCTCCTCAGAGATCAGGTACCGTAGTCATACATGTCACTGTACTGGATGCTAATGATAACGCCCCAGTGTTCAGCCAGGCCGTTTATAAAGCCAGTCTGCCTGAAAACTCTCCTGTAGATACAGTTGTGGTCACAGTGAGCGCGACTGATGCAGACGTGGGAGTGAATGGAGATGTGACATATGACTTTGGACATGTTGCTGAAGATGTAAAGAAGATATTTAGCATTGACCGTAAGATAGGTGACGTACGAGTAATTGGAGCTGTTGACTATGAAAGTACTACATCATTTGAAATACGCGTTAAAGCAAAAGATGGGTTAGGGCTTTCTTCTTATGCTAAAGTAATAATTTCCATCACAGATGTGAATGACAACGCTCCTGTAGTCAATCTGAAATCATTGACAAGTCCCATACCAGAGGACACCCCACCTGGTACAGAGGTGGGCATCATTAATGTGCAGGACAGAGACTCTGAGAATAACAGACAGGTCCGCTGCTCTATTCAGCAAAATGTCCCTTTTAAATTAGTTCCCTCAGTTAAAAACTATTATTCTCTGGTGACCACAGGACAACTGGACCGTGAACTAGTGTctgattacaacattacaatcacAGCCACTGATGAgggctctccacctctgtcctcctctaaaactgttcagttatctgtagctgacatcaacgacaacccacctgtgtttgaggaacagtCCTACAGCgcatatgtgacagaaaataacaaacctggCTCCACTTTATGTTCCGTTAGTGCTCGAGACCCCGACTGGAGACAAAACggtacagtgatttattctctgttacCTGGTGAGGTGAACGGTGCCCCGGTGTCCTCCTATCTGTCTGTTAACGGAGACACGGGGGTGATCCACGCTGTGAGGTCGTTTGATTATGAACAGTTCAGGAGCTTTAAAGTCCACGTGATGGCCAGAGACAacggttctcctcctctgagcagcaacGTGACCGTCAGTGTCTTCATATCGGATGTGAACGACAACTCTCCCCAGATACTGTACCCCGGGCCGGAGGGAAACTCCTTCATGACCGAGCTTGTCCCCAAAGCTGCACACGGAGGCTCTCTGGTGTCCAAAGTGATAGCGGTGGACGCGGACTCCGGACAGAACGCCTGGCTGTCCTATCATATAGTCAAATCGAGTGATCCGGGACTTTTCACTATTGGTCTCCACAGCGGAGAGATCAGGACACTGCGGgacatttctgaatctgacagcatgaaacagaaccttattgtgtcagtgaaagataacggacagccctctctctctgccacctgctccatgtatttacttatttctgataACTTGGCTGAGGTGCCAGAACTGAAGGATATTTCTTATGATGAGAAGAATTCAAAACTGACCTCTTACCTGATCATCGCGCTGGTTTCTGTGTCCACCTTTTTTCTgactttcattatcatcattctgGGTGTGAGGTTTTGTCGCAGGAGAAAGCCCAGACTGTTGTTTGACGGAGCAGTCGCCATCCCCAGCGCTTATCTCCCTCCTAATTACGCAGATGTTGACGGCACAGGAACTTTACGCAGCACTTACAATTATGACGCCTACCTGACAACAGGTTCTAGAACCAGTGACTTTAAGTTTGTGACAtcatacaatgacaacacactgcctgcagacCAGACTCTGAGGAAAAGTCCATCAGACTTTGTTGATGCCTTCGGAGATTTGGAAGGGTGTTCAGAGGTATGA
- the LOC108899105 gene encoding protocadherin gamma-A2-like, with protein MSTANLFLKACLIMDQRIKFKWWLNYLLFTLLFGVSFGEVRYVLPEEMQRGSVIGNVARDLGLRVTELAARRARVVAEGTSQLCELDTASGSLLISQRIDREELCAQATVCILQYQLLLEDPLQAYSLVLDIADINDNSPVFAAGEINLDLVESTVLGRRFPLESAHDPDLGINSVREYKLSPNDHFALEMSSQINGNAYPELVLKKALDREAQAEHVLKINGIDGGNPVRSGTASIHIRVLDANDNVPVFSQRVYKASVPENSAVGTVIAKLNATDLDEGVYGEITYSFSHLSDKTGGVIEMNPQSGEVRVTGLIDYEEASTHELDVQAKDGGGQASHCKLIIDVIDVNDNKPVIEIKSASANVAEDSKPGTMVALINIYDLDTGSSGRVTCTISDNVQFKFVSEVKNYYMLVTDGLLDRELQPEYNITITATDAGSPSLSSVKVLTIMVNDINDNPPTFTQSEYNANILENQPIGTFVMKVKAEDTDDGSNARILYQISKDSNSEASSFLTINSETGQLFTSRRFDYEQSVHFQIKVIARDGGDPPRSTTCTINVFIKDQNDNTPVVLYPVQTTGFIAEDMVPVEAPRGYLVTKVVAVDADSGHNAWLSYRIIKATRPNLFTVGLHTGEIRTARAFMEDDEPKQTVVVLVTDNGSESLSATATVSIVIGDGLPVLNELFEFTDESQGNDNLTLYLIIALSTVSSLFIILISAVFYFKLCRRGYVYRSTTASLPVFPTTYCPPSFTDFSRCGTLLKDDRYDSFLTTGSWRGDFRFGSSTDTDTLKKRSAAYQKNTLRRTSTDRASLKVRAGAPHPCFVVK; from the coding sequence ATGTCGACAGCAAATTTGTTTCTGAAAGCATGTTTAATAATGGACCAGCGAATAAAATTTAAATGGTGGctgaattatttattgtttaccCTCCTTTTTGGTGTTTCTTTTGGAGAAGTCCGTTATGTTCTTCCAGAGGAGATGCAGCGGGGGTCGGTTATCGGGAACGTTGCTCGGGATCTGGGGCTGCGAGTGACGGAGCTTGCTGCTCGTCGCGCCCGGGTTGTTGCAGAGGGAACAAGCCAGCTGTGTGAACTGGACACTGCGTCAGGCAGTCTTTTGATCAGCCAACGGATAGACCGAGAGGAGCTTTGCGCGCAAGCAACTGTCTGCATCTTACAGTATCAGCTCTTACTTGAGGATCCCCTTCAAGCATACAGCTTAGTTTTGGATATTGCAGATATAAATGACAACAGCCCAGTTTTTGCTGCAGGAGAGATAAACCTAGATTTAGTGGAATCTACAGTTCTAGGGAGGCGCTTTCCGTTGGAGAGCGCGCATGACCCCGATTTGGGCATCAACTCTGTCCGTGAATATAAACTGAGCCCGAATGATCATTTTGCACTGGAAATGAGTTCTCAAATAAATGGCAATGCTTATCCGGAGCTAGTCCTTAAAAAGGCCTTGGACCGGGAGGCACAGGCTGAACATGTACTGAAAATCAATGGAATTGACGGGGGAAATCCGGTCAGATCAGGAACTGCTTCTATCCACATCCGTGTTTTGGACGCCAATGATAATGTCCCAGTTTTTAGCCAACGAGTTTACAAAGCTTCTGTACCAGAGAACTCGGCCGTGGGAACTGTCATAGCAAAACTGAATGCCACGGACTTAGATGAAGGTGTTTATGGAGAGATAACGTACTCTTTCAGTCACCTGTCAGACAAGACTGGAGGAGTTATTGAAATGAACCCTCAGAGTGGAGAAGTACGGGTGACAGGGCTCATTGACTATGAAGAGGCTAGTACGCACGAGCTGGACGTTCAGGCTAAAGATGGCGGCGGTCAGGCCTCTCACTGTAAACTTATAATTGATGTAATTGATGTAAATGATAATAAACCCGTGATAGAAATAAAATCAGCCTCTGCTAACGTAGCTGAAGACTCTAAGCCAGGAACTATGGTTGCTCTGATTAACATTTATGACCTGGACACTGGAAGCAGTGGGCGTGTCACGTGCACAATCTCAGACAATGTTCAATTTAAATTTGTATCAGAGGTGAAAAACTACTACATGTTAGTTACTGACGGATTATTAGACAGAGAACTTCAACCAGAGTACAACATCACAATCACGGCCACTGATGCGggctctccctcactctccagCGTAAAAGTTCTAACAATCATGGTTAATGATATAAATGATAATCCCCCGACTTTTACACAGAGCGAGTACAATgccaacattttggaaaaccaACCAATTGGCACGTTTGTGATGAAAGTGAAAGCAGAGGACACTGACGATGGATCTAATGCTAGAATACTGTACCAAATATCAAAGGACTCAAATTCTGAAGCGTCCTCTTTTCTCACCATCAACTCAGAAACAGGGCAGCTCTTCACATCACGTCGTTTTGATTATGAACAGTCAGTTCACTTCCAAATTAAGGTGATAGCTCGAGATGGAGGCGACCCTCCACGCTCCACCACCTGTACCATAAACGTTTTTATTAAGGACCAAAATGATAATACACCTGTTGTCCTATATCCTGTCCAAACCACCGGGTTCATTGCTGAAGATATGGTGCCAGTAGAAGCACCTAGAGGGTACCTGGTCACTAAAGTGGTAGCTGTGGACGCAGACTCTGGCCATAACGCCTGGCTTTCTTATAGAATAATCAAAGCAACGCGACCTAATCTGTTTACGGTAGGCCTGCACACAGGGGAAATCAGAACAGCGCGAGCTTTCATGGAGGACGATGAACCGAAACAAACTGTTGTCGTTTTAGTAACGGATAACGGGTCGGAATCTCTCTCCGCCACTGCTACTGTCAGTATAGTAATTGGTGACGGTCTGCCTGTTTTAAACGAACTTTTTGAGTTCACTGATGAATCACAGGGCAACGATAATTTAACGCTCTATTTGATTATCGCTCTCTCAACCGTTTCCTcccttttcatcattttaatcagcgcagtgttttattttaagctCTGCCGGCGTGGTTATGTTTACCGTTCGACCACCGCCAGTCTCCCCGTTTTCCCCACGACCTACTGCCCCCCCAGCTTTACAGATTTCAGTCGTTGTGGGACCCTCCTGAAAGATGACCGGTATGATTCCTTCCTGACCACTGGGTCGTGGAGAGGTGATTTTCGCTTTGGCTCAagcacagacactgacacactgaagaAAAGAAGTGCAGCCTATCAAAAAAACACCTTAAGGCGCACTAGTACAGACAGAGCTAGTCTGAAGGTGAGGGCAGGTGCACCGCATCCTTGCTTCGTGGTCAAGTGA
- the LOC108899110 gene encoding putative protocadherin beta-18, producing MARDNGSPPLSSNVTVSVFISDVNDNSPQILYPGPEGKSFMTELVPKAAQGGSLVSKVIAVDADSGQNAWLSYHIVKSTDPGLFAIGLHSGEIRTQRDISESDSMKQNLIVSVKDNGQPSLSATCSMYLLISDNLAEVPELKDISYDEKNSKLTSYLIIALVSVSTFFLTFIIIILGVRFCRRRKPRLLFDGAVAIPSAYLPPNYADVDGTGTLRSTYNYDAYLTTGSRTSDFKFVTSYNDNTLPADQTLRKSPSDFADTFGSCDGSPEVGTHYLQSVPDV from the coding sequence ATGGCCAGAGACAacggttctcctcctctgagcagcaacGTGACCGTCAGTGTCTTTATATCGGATGTGAACGACAACTCTCCCCAGATACTGTACCCCGGGCCGGAGGGCAAATCCTTCATGACCGAGCTGGTTCCCAAAGCTGCACAAGGAGGCTCTCTGGTGTCCAAAGTGATAGCGGTGGACGCGGACTCCGGGCAGAACGCCTGGCTGTCCTATCATATAGTCAAATCCACTGATCCGGGACTTTTCGCTATTGGTCTCCACAGCGGAGAGATCAGGACACAGCGGgacatttctgaatctgacagcatgaaacagaaccttattgtgtcagtgaaagataacggacagccctctctctctgccacctgttccatgtatttacttatttctgataACTTGGCTGAGGTGCCAGAACTGAAGGATATTTCTTATGATGAGAAGAATTCCAAACTGACCTCTTATCTGATCATCGCGCTGGTTTCTGtctcaacattttttctgactttcattatcatcattctgGGTGTGAGGTTTTGTCGCAGGAGAAAGCCCAGACTGTTGTTTGACGGAGCAGTCGCCATCCCCAGCGCTTATCTCCCTCCTAATTACGCAGATGTTGACGGCACAGGAACTTTACGCAGCACTTACAATTATGACGCCTACCTGACAACAGGTTCTAGAACCAGTGACTTTAAGTTTGTGACATCATACAATGACAACACCCTGCCTGCAGACCAGACTCTGAGGAAAAGTCCATCAGACTTTGCTGATACATTTGGAAGTTGTGATGGTTCTCCTGAGGTAGGGACACATTACCTACAATCTGTTCCAGATGTGTAA
- the LOC108899949 gene encoding protocadherin gamma-A2-like produces MSTANLFLKACLIMDQRIKFKWWLNYLLFTLLFGVSFGEVRYVLPEEMQRGSVIGNVARDLGLRVTELAARRARVVAEGTSQLCELDTASGSLLISQRIDREELCAQATVCILQYQLLLEDPLQAYSLVLDIADINDNSPVFAAGEINLDLVESTVLGRRFPLESAHDPDLGINSVREYKLSPNDHFALEMSSQINGNAYPELVLKKALDREAQAEHVLKINGIDGGNPVRSGTASIHIRVLDANDNVPVFSQRVYKASVPENSAVGTVIAKLNATDLDEGVYGEITYSFSHLSDKTGGVIEMNPQSGEVRVTGLIDYEEASTHELDVQAKDGGGQASHCKLIIDVIDVNDNKPVIEIKSASANVAEDSKPGTMVALINIYDLDTGSSGRVTCTISDNVQFKFVSEVKNYYMLVTDGLLDRELQPEYNITITATDAGSPSLSSVKVLTIMVNDINDNPPTFTQSEYNANILENQPIGTFVMKVKAEDTDDGSNARILYQISKDSNSEASSFLTINSETGQLFTSRRFDYEQSVHFQIKVIARDGGDPPRSTTCTINVFIKDQNDNTPVVLYPVQTTGFIAEDMVPVEAPRGYLVTKVVAVDADSGHNAWLSYRIIKATRPNLFTVGLHTGEIRTARAFMEDDEPKQTVVVLVTDNGSESLSATATVSLLVTLFYNA; encoded by the coding sequence ATGTCGACAGCAAATTTGTTTCTGAAAGCATGTTTAATAATGGACCAGCGAATAAAATTTAAATGGTGGctgaattatttattgtttaccCTCCTTTTTGGTGTTTCTTTTGGAGAAGTCCGTTATGTTCTTCCAGAGGAGATGCAGCGGGGGTCGGTTATCGGGAACGTTGCTCGGGATCTGGGGCTGCGAGTGACGGAGCTTGCTGCTCGTCGCGCCCGGGTTGTTGCAGAGGGAACAAGCCAGCTGTGTGAACTGGACACTGCGTCAGGCAGTCTTTTGATCAGCCAACGGATAGACCGAGAGGAGCTTTGCGCGCAAGCAACTGTCTGCATCTTACAGTATCAGCTCTTACTTGAGGATCCCCTTCAAGCATACAGCTTAGTTTTGGATATTGCAGATATAAATGACAACAGCCCAGTTTTTGCTGCAGGAGAGATAAACCTAGATTTAGTGGAATCTACAGTTCTAGGGAGGCGCTTTCCGTTGGAGAGCGCGCATGACCCCGATTTGGGCATCAACTCTGTCCGTGAATATAAACTGAGCCCGAATGATCATTTTGCACTGGAAATGAGTTCTCAAATAAATGGCAATGCTTATCCGGAGCTAGTCCTTAAAAAGGCCTTGGACCGGGAGGCACAGGCTGAACATGTACTGAAAATCAATGGAATTGACGGGGGAAATCCGGTCAGATCAGGAACTGCTTCTATCCACATCCGTGTTTTGGACGCCAATGATAATGTCCCAGTTTTTAGCCAACGAGTTTACAAAGCTTCTGTACCAGAGAACTCGGCCGTGGGAACTGTCATAGCAAAACTGAATGCCACGGACTTAGATGAAGGTGTTTATGGAGAGATAACGTACTCTTTCAGTCACCTGTCAGACAAGACTGGAGGAGTTATTGAAATGAACCCTCAGAGTGGAGAAGTACGGGTGACAGGGCTCATTGACTATGAAGAGGCTAGTACGCACGAGCTGGACGTTCAGGCTAAAGATGGCGGCGGTCAGGCCTCTCACTGTAAACTTATAATTGATGTAATTGATGTAAATGATAATAAACCCGTGATAGAAATAAAATCAGCCTCTGCTAACGTAGCTGAAGACTCTAAGCCAGGAACTATGGTTGCTCTGATTAACATTTATGACCTGGACACTGGAAGCAGTGGGCGTGTCACGTGCACAATCTCAGACAATGTTCAATTTAAATTTGTATCAGAGGTGAAAAACTACTACATGTTAGTTACTGACGGATTATTAGACAGAGAACTTCAACCAGAGTACAACATCACAATCACGGCCACTGATGCGggctctccctcactctccagCGTAAAAGTTCTAACAATCATGGTTAATGATATAAATGATAATCCCCCGACTTTTACACAGAGCGAGTACAATgccaacattttggaaaaccaACCAATTGGCACGTTTGTGATGAAAGTGAAAGCAGAGGACACTGACGATGGATCTAATGCTAGAATACTGTACCAAATATCAAAGGACTCAAATTCTGAAGCGTCCTCTTTTCTCACCATCAACTCAGAAACAGGGCAGCTCTTCACATCACGTCGTTTTGATTATGAACAGTCAGTTCACTTCCAAATTAAGGTGATAGCTCGAGATGGAGGCGACCCTCCACGCTCCACCACCTGTACCATAAACGTTTTTATTAAGGACCAAAATGATAATACACCTGTTGTCCTATATCCTGTCCAAACCACCGGGTTCATTGCTGAAGATATGGTGCCAGTAGAAGCACCTAGAGGGTACCTGGTCACTAAAGTGGTAGCTGTGGACGCAGACTCTGGCCATAACGCCTGGCTTTCTTATAGAATAATCAAAGCAACGCGACCTAATCTGTTTACGGTAGGCCTGCACACAGGGGAAATCAGAACAGCGCGAGCTTTCATGGAGGACGATGAACCGAAACAAACTGTTGTCGTTTTAGTAACGGATAACGGGTCGGAATCTCTCTCCGCCACTGCTACTGTCAGTCTCTTGGTGACGCTCTTTTATAATGCCTGA
- the LOC108899101 gene encoding protocadherin beta-16-like, whose protein sequence is MDSKMILFQPSCFYFLLLLNIAYGDMSYSFPEEMKRGSVIGNIAKDLGLETGALSNRKARIDSDGTDKRYCDINLNNGELIVADRIDREGLCGEKASCILKHELVLENPLELHRFNLHIQDINDNSPQFNEELINLEIQESADRGARFLIEEAHDADVGQNSVQQYSLKKNDNFILTANGNTVELVLDKELDREMQEEINLLLTALDGGSPQRSGTVVIHVTVLDANDNAPVFSQAVYKASLPENSPLDTVVVTVSATDADEGVNGDVTYDFGHVAEDVKKVFSIDRKIGEVRVIGAVDYESTTSFEIRVKAKDGLGLSSYAKVIISITDVNDNAPVVNLKSLTSPIPEDTPPGTEVGIINVQDRDSENNRQVRCSIQQNVPFKLVPSVKNYYSLVTTGQLDRELVSDYNITITATDEGSPPLSSSKTVQLSVADINDNPPVFEEQSYSAYVTENNKPGSTLCSVSARDPDWRQNGTVIYSLLPGEVNGAPVSSYLSVNGDTGVIHAVRSFDYEQFRSFKVHVMARDNGSPPLSSNVTVSVFISDVNDNSPQILYPGPEGNSFMTELVPKAAQGGSLVSKVIAVDADSGQNAWLSYHIVKSTDPGLFTIGLHSGEIRTQRDISESDSMKQSLIVSVKDNGQPSLSATCSMYLLISDNLAEVPELKDISYDEKNSKLTSYLIIALVSVSTFFLTFIIIILGVRFCRRRKPRLLFDGAVAIPSAYLPPNYADVDGTGTLRSTYNYDAYLTTGSRTSDFKFVTSYNDNTLPADQTLRKSPSDFVDAFGSCDGSPEVGTHHIHSVRDGQNIFSILSYSHTHTHTHTEREREREREREREGGV, encoded by the exons ATGGATTCGAAAATGATCTTGTTTCAGCCGAGCTGCTTCTATTTCCTCCTTCTTTTGAATATCGCGTATGGAGACATGAGCTATTCTTTTCCAGAGGAGATGAAACGAGGATCGGTTATTGGGAATATAGCCAAAGATCTTGGGCTGGAAACGGGTGCGCTCTCTAACAGAAAAGCCCGCATTGACAGCGATGGGACTGACAAACGTTACTGTGACATAAACCTGAATAACGGAGAGCTGATTGTTGCCGACAGGATTGACCGAGAGGGGCTTTGTGGCGAAAAGGCTTCGTGCATCCTGAAACACGAGCTTGTCCTGGAGAATCCTCTTGAGCTTCATCGATTTAATCTACACATTCAAGATATCAATGATAACTCACCACAATTTAACGAAGAATTGATCAATCTAGAAATTCAAGAGTCAGCTGACAGGGGGGCTCGTTTTTTGATAGAGGAGGCGCATGATGCGGATGTAGGACAAAATTCAGTTCAACAGTACAGCCTTAAGAAGAACGATAATTTCATTTTGACTGCTAATGGAAACACAGTAGAACTTGTACTGGATAAAGAGCTTGATCGTGAAATGCAAGAGGAGATTAATTTGCTCCTTACAGCTTTAGATGGTGGGTCTCCTCAGAGATCAGGTACTGTAGTCATACACGTCACTGTGCTGGATGCTAATGATAACGCCCCAGTGTTCAGCCAGGCCGTTTATAAAGCCAGTCTGCCTGAAAACTCTCCTCTAGATACAGTTGTGGTCACAGTGAGCGCGACTGATGCAGACGAGGGAGTGAATGGAGATGTGACATATGACTTTGGACATGTTGCTGAAGATGTGAAGAAAGTTTTTAGCATTGACCGTAAAATAGGTGAGGTACGAGTAATTGGAGCTGTTGACTATGAAAGTACTACATCATTTGAAATACGCGTTAAAGCAAAAGATGGGTTAGGGCTTTCTTCTTATGCTAAAGTAATAATTTCCATCACAGATGTGAATGACAACGCTCCTGTAGTCAATCTGAAATCATTGACAAGTCCCATACCAGAGGACACCCCACCTGGTACAGAGGTGGGCATCATTAATGTGCAGGACAGAGACTCTGAGAATAACAGACAGGTCCGCTGCTCTATTCAGCAAAATGTCCCTTTTAAATTAGTTCCCTCAGTTAAAAACTATTATTCTCTGGTGACCACAGGACAACTGGACCGTGAACTAGTGTctgattacaacattacaatcacAGCCACTGATGAgggctctccacctctgtcctcctctaaaactgttcagttatctgtagctgacatcaacgacaacccacctgtgtttgaggaacagtCCTACAGCgcatatgtgacagaaaataacaaacctggCTCCACTTTATGTTCCGTTAGTGCTCGAGACCCCGACTGGAGACAAAACggtacagtgatttattctctgttacCTGGTGAGGTGAACGGTGCCCCGGTGTCCTCCTATCTGTCTGTTAACGGAGACACGGGGGTGATCCACGCTGTGAGGTCGTTTGATTATGAACAGTTCAGGAGCTTTAAAGTCCACGTGATGGCCAGAGACAacggttctcctcctctgagcagcaacGTGACCGTCAGTGTCTTCATATCGGATGTGAACGACAACTCTCCTCAGATACTGTACCCCGGGCCGGAGGGCAACTCGTTCATGACCGAGCTGGTTCCCAAAGCTGCACAAGGAGGCTCTCTGGTGTCCAAAGTGATAGCGGTGGACGCGGACTCCGGACAGAACGCCTGGCTGTCCTATCATATAGTCAAATCCACTGATCCGGGACTTTTCACTATTGGTCTCCACAGCGGAGAGATCAGGACACAGCGGgacatttctgaatctgacagcatgaaacagagccttattgtgtcagtgaaagataacggacagccctctctctctgccacctgttccatgtatttacttatttctgataACTTGGCTGAGGTGCCAGAGCTGAAGGATATTTCTTATGATGAGAAGAATTCAAAACTGACCTCTTATCTGATCATCGCGCTGGTTTCTGTCTCAACATTTTTCCTgactttcattatcatcatcctgGGTGTGAGGTTTTGTCGCAGGAGAAAGCCCAGACTGTTGTTTGACGGAGCAGTCGCCATCCCCAGCGCTTATCTCCCTCCTAATTACGCAGATGTTGACGGCACAGGAACTTTACGCAGCACTTACAATTATGACGCCTACCTGACAACAGGTTCTAGAACCAGTGACTTTAAGTTTGTGACAtcatacaatgacaacacactgcctgcagacCAGACTCTGAGGAAAAGTCCATCAGACTTTGTTGATGCATTTGGAAGTTGTGATGGTTCTCCTGAGGTAGGGACACATCATATACATTCTGTTCGAGAtggacaaaacattttcagtattttgtcttactcacacacacacacacacacacacacagagagagagagagagagagagagagagagagagagagagggag GGGTATAA